One window from the genome of Synergistaceae bacterium encodes:
- a CDS encoding response regulator: MRSPDDYSSLEGLPKGEVLQELRYLRGIAERNAAKILSLDSQSIAIRHELEQKRRGFTLLAELAVTSRHDMNYESVFASVARRINAALNMERTVVLLPAKRNPEEMFGEKSEEFEVEVLQGYPTDREKTIAAQTIRVDAELLNPDLPVLVTGADSLQRLASLRKALELPYLISSPLFLHNEAAAILITGRMQEQLPFFPRLGLHDVETVQTVSAHLVAVLTEQRLVEAEKAMLAEMLKTEEKLRQAWDLAEKNARAKSEFLANVSHEIRTPMNAILGMTHLLATAKLDDKARKYVDQAAHSADILLHVIDDILEFSQIDTGRMKLEISKFSLRDLMRNVQEMIEEQAKAKSLTLNVHIAPDVPDSLLGDALRLEQVLLNLGNNAVKFTVTGKINIHVFSRTSLPSRTQLLFEVEDTGIGMDKEQTEYLFSPFTQADASTTRKYGGLGLGLAISWSLVEMMGGEIQCESWIGKGSKFSFFVFCGLPEEGEQSEPKEGEVKRKNAGELFPLVEDVPGLDDLCGMRVLLVEDNEINRMIATELLSDMGVVVSTAENGLDALETLKDNEYDIILMDIQMPKMDGLTATSHIRANPKYADLPILALTAHALAEDREESLLSGMNDHLTKPIDPDQLFESLKQWDKRPKNGI; encoded by the coding sequence ATGAGAAGTCCAGACGATTATTCCTCGTTGGAGGGATTGCCGAAGGGTGAAGTTCTTCAAGAACTTCGTTACTTGCGCGGCATCGCCGAGCGAAACGCGGCCAAAATTTTGTCCTTGGACTCCCAGTCCATCGCCATCCGCCATGAACTCGAACAAAAAAGGCGAGGATTTACCCTACTGGCAGAGCTGGCGGTAACTTCAAGGCATGACATGAATTATGAAAGTGTTTTTGCCTCCGTTGCCCGGAGGATCAACGCCGCCCTCAACATGGAGCGCACGGTGGTTCTTTTGCCCGCCAAAAGAAACCCCGAAGAAATGTTTGGAGAAAAATCTGAAGAATTTGAAGTCGAGGTACTGCAAGGCTACCCGACGGATAGGGAAAAAACCATCGCGGCCCAGACCATCCGAGTGGACGCGGAACTTCTAAATCCTGATCTCCCAGTGTTGGTCACCGGGGCCGACTCCCTCCAAAGATTGGCGTCCTTGAGGAAGGCCCTGGAGCTGCCGTACCTGATTTCCTCCCCGCTGTTCCTCCACAACGAGGCGGCGGCGATTTTGATCACGGGCAGGATGCAAGAACAGCTTCCGTTTTTCCCTCGGCTTGGGCTGCACGACGTGGAGACGGTGCAGACCGTCAGTGCCCACTTGGTGGCGGTACTCACCGAACAACGTCTGGTCGAGGCGGAAAAGGCTATGTTGGCCGAAATGCTCAAAACGGAGGAGAAGTTGCGTCAGGCCTGGGATTTGGCGGAGAAAAACGCCAGAGCTAAAAGCGAGTTCCTGGCGAACGTCAGCCACGAAATCCGCACCCCCATGAATGCCATTCTAGGAATGACCCACCTTCTGGCCACAGCGAAGCTGGACGACAAAGCGCGAAAATACGTAGACCAGGCCGCTCACTCCGCCGATATCCTGTTGCATGTCATCGACGACATTCTGGAATTTTCCCAAATCGATACGGGACGAATGAAGCTGGAGATTTCGAAGTTTTCTCTCCGGGACCTGATGCGCAACGTGCAGGAGATGATCGAAGAACAGGCTAAGGCTAAATCACTAACCCTGAACGTTCACATCGCTCCCGACGTCCCGGATTCATTGCTGGGCGACGCCTTGCGCCTGGAACAGGTACTGTTGAACTTGGGCAACAACGCCGTGAAGTTCACCGTCACCGGAAAAATCAACATCCATGTTTTCAGCCGCACCTCGCTCCCCAGCAGAACTCAGCTTCTGTTCGAGGTGGAGGACACGGGCATCGGCATGGACAAAGAACAAACGGAATACCTCTTCTCGCCCTTCACTCAGGCCGACGCCTCGACCACGCGCAAGTACGGCGGATTGGGCCTGGGGCTCGCCATCAGCTGGAGCTTGGTGGAAATGATGGGGGGAGAGATCCAATGCGAAAGCTGGATTGGTAAAGGCAGCAAGTTCTCCTTTTTCGTCTTCTGCGGCCTGCCGGAAGAAGGGGAGCAGAGCGAGCCCAAAGAAGGCGAGGTCAAGAGAAAAAACGCGGGCGAACTTTTTCCGCTTGTGGAAGATGTACCCGGCCTCGACGATCTGTGCGGGATGCGTGTCCTTCTAGTGGAAGACAACGAGATTAATCGGATGATCGCCACCGAGCTTCTATCGGACATGGGGGTTGTGGTGAGCACCGCGGAAAACGGTCTGGATGCGTTAGAAACGCTGAAAGACAACGAATACGATATTATTTTAATGGACATTCAAATGCCCAAAATGGACGGGCTGACGGCCACATCTCATATTCGGGCCAACCCCAAGTACGCGGATCTACCGATCCTGGCCCTGACCGCCCACGCTTTGGCCGAGGACCGAGAGGAGAGTCTACTCAGTGGGATGAACGACCACTTGACCAAACCTATAGATCCTGACCAGCTTTTTGAATCCTTAAAACAGTGGGATAAACGCCCAAAAAATGGAATTTAA